The following proteins are co-located in the Rhodococcus opacus B4 genome:
- a CDS encoding long-chain-fatty-acid--CoA ligase encodes MTATLARTVADLLLGVAESDAQGLYFEDRFLSWSEHVRASLRRAAILDDLLDAQRPRHFGVLMDNVPEFSLLAGAAALSGAVLVGLNTTRRGEALARDIALADCQVVFTESGRSALLDDLDPGVPVVDVDSAAWSALLAETRADFTPKTAHAEDLFMLIFTSGTSGDPKAVRCTHAKITGPGVMLAERFALTPDDVVYMSMPMFHSNAMMAAWSVALAGHSSIALRRRFSASNFLSDVRRFGVTYANYVGKPLSYVLATPEMPDDADNTLRVMYGNEGSAPAVAAFASRFGTAVIDGFGSTEGGIAISSTPGAPSGSLGRLPEGVAILDPETGNPCPPAEFDSAGRVLNAEAATGELVNLAGSGAFAGYYNNPEADAERIRDGRYWSGDLAYRDADGFVYFAGRSSGWLRVDGENLGAAPIERILLRYDGFAQVTVYGVPDVEVGDRVMAAVVPTRDFDPEAFAGFLDAQSDLSPKQRPGLIRVCAEFPRTATFKVLTRVLSAEAANCPDPVWVLTGDRYSPR; translated from the coding sequence ATGACCGCCACGCTCGCCCGGACGGTGGCGGACCTGCTGCTCGGTGTCGCAGAGTCCGACGCCCAGGGGCTGTACTTCGAGGACCGGTTCCTGTCGTGGTCCGAACACGTGCGAGCGAGCCTGCGGCGCGCCGCGATTCTCGACGACCTCCTCGACGCGCAGCGGCCCCGGCACTTCGGGGTCCTGATGGACAACGTCCCCGAGTTCTCCCTCCTCGCCGGGGCGGCGGCGCTGTCCGGCGCCGTGCTGGTGGGGCTCAACACCACCCGGCGCGGGGAGGCGCTGGCCCGCGACATCGCACTGGCGGACTGCCAGGTCGTCTTCACCGAATCGGGGCGCTCCGCATTGCTGGACGATCTCGACCCGGGTGTCCCGGTCGTCGACGTGGATTCGGCGGCATGGTCCGCCCTGCTCGCCGAGACGCGCGCTGACTTCACGCCGAAGACCGCTCACGCCGAAGACCTGTTCATGCTCATCTTCACGTCGGGCACGAGCGGTGATCCGAAGGCGGTCCGCTGCACGCACGCGAAGATCACCGGTCCCGGCGTCATGCTCGCCGAGCGCTTCGCGCTGACCCCTGACGACGTCGTGTACATGTCGATGCCGATGTTCCATTCCAATGCCATGATGGCGGCGTGGTCCGTGGCGCTCGCCGGGCACAGTTCGATTGCGCTGCGGCGCAGGTTCTCCGCGTCGAACTTCCTGTCCGACGTGCGGAGGTTCGGCGTCACGTACGCCAACTACGTCGGAAAGCCGCTGTCGTATGTGCTGGCGACTCCCGAAATGCCCGACGACGCCGACAACACCCTGCGGGTGATGTACGGCAACGAGGGGTCGGCGCCCGCGGTCGCGGCGTTCGCGTCTCGCTTCGGCACCGCGGTGATCGACGGGTTCGGTTCCACCGAGGGCGGCATCGCCATTTCCTCGACCCCGGGGGCACCATCCGGCTCGCTGGGCAGGCTCCCCGAGGGCGTCGCGATCCTCGATCCCGAGACCGGCAATCCCTGTCCGCCCGCCGAATTCGATTCCGCAGGCCGGGTGCTCAACGCCGAGGCCGCGACGGGTGAACTCGTCAACCTGGCGGGATCGGGGGCCTTCGCCGGCTACTACAACAATCCCGAGGCGGACGCCGAGCGGATCCGCGACGGCCGGTACTGGAGCGGCGACCTCGCCTACCGGGACGCGGACGGGTTCGTCTACTTCGCGGGTCGCAGTTCCGGGTGGTTGCGCGTCGACGGCGAGAACCTGGGTGCGGCGCCCATCGAACGCATCCTGCTGCGGTACGACGGGTTCGCCCAGGTGACGGTGTACGGGGTGCCCGATGTCGAGGTCGGGGACCGGGTGATGGCGGCCGTCGTGCCGACGCGGGATTTCGACCCCGAGGCGTTCGCGGGCTTCCTCGACGCGCAATCGGATCTGAGTCCGAAGCAGCGTCCGGGCCTGATCCGGGTGTGTGCCGAGTTCCCGCGGACGGCCACGTTCAAGGTGCTCACCCGGGTGCTGAGCGCCGAGGCCGCGAACTGCCCCGACCCGGTGTGGGTCCTCACCGGAGACCGCTACTCCCCCAGGTGA
- a CDS encoding acyl-CoA dehydrogenase family protein has translation MDFTPTEAQQDLAGLTRGIVSDLVTNDRLRELDAAEDRLDRRLWSALASSDVLSAALPGSVGGDGFGVLEQCSILVELGRAVAAVPYLSSIVMAAGALAKYGSEQQRADWAAPAARGEKILTVALDEELGDNPAAPVTRAEPGADGWTLDGTKIVVDAAPSADLFLVPATTPDGVAVFLVRPDDAGVTVTRQQTVDLASTGEVALRGVSLSGDRLLGTVEEGSEIVDWIVEHGTLGACAYQYGVLDEALKLTAAYARERVQFGRPIGSFQAVAQRLADGYIDVKGVRLTLWQAAWRIGEGLPSEGDVQTANFWASDAGHRVAHTLVHVHGGVGLDEDHPVHRYFLAAKALEFRLGSATQQLRVLGAELATVPA, from the coding sequence ATGGACTTCACTCCCACCGAGGCCCAGCAGGATCTTGCCGGCCTCACCCGAGGAATCGTCTCGGATCTCGTCACCAACGACCGGCTGCGCGAACTCGACGCGGCGGAGGACCGTCTCGATCGCCGGCTGTGGTCCGCGCTCGCGTCGTCGGACGTACTGAGTGCCGCGCTGCCGGGGTCGGTGGGCGGCGACGGTTTCGGCGTCCTCGAGCAGTGCAGCATCCTCGTCGAACTGGGCCGTGCCGTGGCGGCGGTGCCCTATCTGTCGTCGATCGTGATGGCGGCCGGGGCGCTCGCGAAGTACGGAAGCGAGCAGCAGCGTGCCGACTGGGCCGCTCCGGCCGCGCGGGGCGAGAAGATCCTCACCGTGGCCCTCGACGAGGAACTGGGCGACAACCCTGCCGCGCCCGTCACACGTGCCGAACCCGGCGCGGACGGCTGGACGCTCGACGGCACCAAGATCGTGGTGGACGCGGCCCCGTCCGCCGACCTCTTCCTGGTCCCGGCGACCACCCCGGACGGGGTCGCGGTCTTCCTCGTCCGCCCCGACGACGCCGGGGTGACCGTCACCCGTCAGCAGACCGTCGACCTGGCCAGCACCGGTGAGGTGGCCCTCCGCGGAGTGTCGCTGTCCGGGGACCGCCTCCTCGGCACCGTCGAGGAGGGAAGCGAGATCGTGGACTGGATCGTCGAGCACGGCACGCTCGGCGCGTGCGCGTATCAGTACGGCGTTCTCGACGAGGCTCTGAAACTCACCGCCGCGTATGCCCGCGAGCGGGTGCAGTTCGGGCGGCCCATCGGCAGTTTCCAGGCCGTCGCTCAGCGCCTTGCCGACGGGTACATCGACGTGAAGGGCGTCCGGCTCACACTGTGGCAGGCGGCGTGGCGGATCGGCGAGGGACTGCCCAGCGAAGGCGACGTCCAGACCGCCAACTTCTGGGCGTCCGACGCCGGCCACCGGGTTGCCCATACCCTCGTCCACGTCCACGGCGGCGTCGGACTCGACGAGGACCACCCCGTACACCGGTACTTCCTCGCCGCGAAGGCGCTCGAATTCCGGCTCGGTTCGGCCACGCAGCAGCTGCGGGTCCTCGGCGCCGAACTGGCCACCGTCCCGGCATGA
- a CDS encoding acyl-CoA dehydrogenase family protein: MHITYTPQQQQLREELRAYFAKLMTPERREALAATTGEYGEGTVYRDVVAQMGKDGWLTLGWPKEYGGQERSAMEQLIFTDEAAIAGAPVPFLTINSVAPTIMHFGTPEQKSFFLPKISAGELHFSIGYSEPEAGTDLASLRTTAVKDGDDYVINGQKMWTSLIAYADYVWLACRTDPEAKKHKGISMLIVPTTADGFSYTPVHTMAGPDTSATYYQDVRVPSSALVGPEHGGWALITNQLNHERVALTSAGPVLTAQREVREWAQNTKLPDGRRVIDQEWVQINLARVHAKAEYLKLMNWEIASSTDHAPGPEAASANKVYGTEFATEAYRLLMEILGPSATLRQNSPGVLLRGRLERMHRSSLILTFGGGTNEVQRDIIAMTALGLPPAKR, from the coding sequence ATGCACATCACCTACACACCGCAGCAGCAACAGCTGCGGGAAGAGCTGCGCGCGTACTTCGCGAAGCTGATGACGCCGGAGCGTCGAGAGGCACTGGCCGCCACCACCGGCGAATACGGCGAGGGCACCGTCTACCGCGACGTCGTCGCCCAGATGGGCAAGGACGGCTGGCTGACACTCGGGTGGCCCAAGGAATACGGCGGCCAGGAACGGTCGGCGATGGAGCAGCTGATCTTCACCGACGAGGCGGCCATCGCAGGCGCCCCCGTCCCCTTCCTCACCATCAACTCGGTGGCGCCGACGATCATGCACTTCGGCACCCCCGAGCAGAAATCGTTCTTCCTGCCCAAGATCTCGGCCGGCGAACTGCACTTCTCCATCGGCTACTCCGAGCCCGAAGCGGGCACCGACCTCGCAAGCCTGCGCACCACCGCCGTCAAGGACGGCGACGACTACGTCATCAACGGCCAGAAGATGTGGACGAGCCTCATCGCGTACGCCGACTACGTGTGGCTGGCGTGCCGCACCGACCCCGAAGCGAAGAAGCACAAGGGCATCAGCATGCTGATCGTCCCGACCACCGCCGACGGCTTCTCGTACACACCGGTGCACACGATGGCCGGCCCGGACACGAGCGCCACCTACTACCAGGACGTGCGGGTGCCCTCGTCCGCACTGGTCGGCCCCGAACACGGCGGCTGGGCGCTGATCACCAATCAGCTCAACCACGAGCGCGTCGCGCTGACGTCCGCCGGTCCGGTCCTCACCGCCCAGCGTGAGGTGCGCGAATGGGCGCAGAACACCAAGCTGCCGGACGGCCGCCGCGTCATCGACCAGGAGTGGGTGCAGATCAATCTCGCGCGCGTCCACGCGAAGGCCGAATACCTGAAGTTGATGAACTGGGAAATCGCCTCGTCCACCGATCACGCTCCCGGCCCGGAGGCGGCGTCGGCCAACAAGGTCTACGGCACCGAGTTCGCAACGGAGGCGTACCGGCTGCTGATGGAGATCCTCGGACCGTCGGCCACGCTGCGGCAGAACTCCCCCGGCGTCCTGCTGCGCGGGCGGCTCGAGCGGATGCACCGGTCGTCGCTGATCCTCACGTTCGGCGGCGGAACCAACGAGGTGCAGCGCGACATCATCGCCATGACCGCCCTCGGCCTGCCCCCCGCGAAGCGTTAG
- a CDS encoding ferredoxin — protein MEVRVDFDRCEANGVCVGIAPDIFELDDDDQLHITTAVPPADREEDVRTAIAQCPRAALTEHP, from the coding sequence ATGGAGGTCAGAGTCGATTTCGACCGTTGCGAGGCCAATGGTGTGTGCGTGGGGATCGCACCCGACATCTTCGAGCTCGACGACGACGATCAGCTGCACATCACGACCGCCGTTCCCCCCGCTGACCGGGAGGAAGACGTGCGTACGGCCATCGCCCAGTGTCCGCGGGCTGCGCTCACCGAGCATCCCTGA
- a CDS encoding 3-oxoacyl-ACP reductase, with product MNAASDRDVSVDGRVAVVTGAGSGLGKFEAIALARAGASVVVNDLVANEAVEATLEEIRGLGAKVEFVAGDIGERSTADAIMEAAQSRLGGLDILVNNAGITRDRMLFNMSDEDWDLVLKVHLRGHFLLCRAAASYWRGRSKEAGGPVYGRIVNTSSEAGLLGPEGQANYGAAKAGITALTLSAARGLSRYGVRANAICPRARTSMTENVFGEAPAEGVDPLSPEHVAALVAYLASPAADSVNGQVFVVYGPMVALMAAPVVERRFDAADGGWTPGALAAELGTYFEDRDPAAMFSASAALRELG from the coding sequence ATGAATGCTGCGAGCGACCGTGATGTGAGCGTGGACGGCAGGGTCGCCGTCGTGACCGGCGCCGGATCCGGTCTCGGAAAGTTCGAGGCGATCGCACTGGCCCGCGCGGGTGCGTCGGTCGTCGTCAACGACCTGGTCGCGAACGAGGCCGTCGAGGCAACTCTGGAGGAGATCCGGGGCCTGGGCGCGAAGGTCGAGTTCGTGGCAGGCGACATCGGGGAACGGTCCACCGCCGACGCGATCATGGAGGCGGCGCAGAGCCGGCTCGGCGGCCTCGACATTCTGGTGAACAACGCGGGCATCACGCGGGATCGCATGCTGTTCAACATGTCCGACGAAGACTGGGACCTCGTGCTGAAAGTTCATCTGCGCGGACACTTCCTGCTGTGCCGCGCCGCCGCGTCGTATTGGCGGGGCAGGTCGAAGGAGGCCGGCGGGCCGGTGTACGGGCGCATCGTCAACACCTCGTCCGAGGCGGGACTGCTCGGCCCCGAGGGGCAGGCGAACTACGGTGCCGCCAAGGCCGGCATCACCGCGCTCACGCTGTCGGCGGCCCGCGGGCTCTCCCGGTACGGCGTCCGGGCCAACGCGATCTGCCCGCGGGCCCGCACGTCGATGACGGAGAACGTCTTCGGGGAGGCGCCCGCCGAGGGGGTCGATCCGTTGTCGCCCGAGCACGTGGCCGCGCTGGTCGCCTACCTGGCGTCTCCCGCCGCCGACTCCGTGAACGGTCAGGTCTTCGTCGTCTACGGCCCGATGGTGGCGTTGATGGCGGCGCCGGTCGTGGAGCGGCGCTTCGATGCCGCGGACGGCGGCTGGACACCGGGTGCGCTCGCCGCGGAACTCGGGACCTACTTCGAGGATCGGGATCCGGCCGCCATGTTCTCGGCCTCGGCGGCGCTGCGCGAACTGGGCTGA
- a CDS encoding MlaE family ABC transporter permease, with translation MVDLLEVPLRAVGGFFTMSGETLRAVFSRPFQRREFVDQAWFVARVSMVPTVLVAIPFTVLVSFTINILLREIGAADLSGAGAALGTVTQVGPIVTVLIVAGAGATAICADLSARTIREEIDAMRVLGINPIHRLVVPRVLASTVVALLLNGLVCTIGILGGFVFSVYIQDVNPGAFVNGITLLTGFGELVISEVKAGLFGMIAGLVAAYLGLNVKGGAKSVGDAVNQTVVFSFMALFVVNVLVTAVGIKLTAG, from the coding sequence ATGGTAGACCTCCTCGAGGTGCCGTTGCGCGCGGTCGGCGGGTTCTTCACGATGTCGGGCGAAACGTTGAGGGCAGTCTTTTCGAGGCCCTTCCAGCGTCGTGAGTTCGTCGACCAGGCGTGGTTCGTCGCCCGGGTCTCGATGGTGCCCACCGTGCTGGTGGCCATTCCGTTCACGGTGCTGGTGAGCTTCACGATCAACATCCTCCTGCGCGAGATCGGCGCGGCCGACCTCAGCGGCGCGGGCGCCGCTCTCGGCACCGTGACCCAGGTCGGTCCCATCGTCACCGTGCTCATCGTGGCGGGCGCGGGTGCCACCGCCATCTGCGCGGACCTCTCCGCCCGCACCATCCGCGAAGAGATCGACGCGATGCGCGTGCTGGGCATCAATCCGATCCACCGCCTGGTCGTGCCGCGAGTGCTGGCCTCGACCGTCGTGGCGCTCCTGCTCAACGGGCTGGTCTGCACCATCGGCATCCTCGGCGGTTTCGTCTTCTCGGTCTACATCCAGGACGTGAACCCGGGTGCGTTCGTCAACGGCATCACGCTGCTCACCGGTTTCGGGGAGCTCGTGATCTCGGAAGTCAAAGCCGGTCTGTTCGGCATGATCGCCGGCCTCGTCGCCGCCTACCTCGGCCTCAACGTCAAGGGTGGCGCGAAGAGCGTCGGTGACGCCGTCAACCAGACCGTCGTGTTCTCGTTCATGGCCCTGTTCGTGGTCAACGTTCTCGTCACCGCTGTCGGCATCAAATTGACGGCAGGGTGA
- a CDS encoding MlaE family ABC transporter permease, with protein sequence MALAAAGRFPRTRRRFASASRSIDRLGEQALFFARAIGSAPRALVHYRRETLRLIAEISMGTGALAVIGGTVVIVGFLTLFTGGTIAVQGYSSLGNIGVEALTGFFAAFINVRIAAPVIAGIGLAATIGAGSTAQLGAMRVSEEIDALETMAIPSIPYLVSTRVMAGMIAIIPLYALAVIASFMASRFATVVLYDQSSGVYDHYFSTFLIPTDILWSFAQAIVMAIAIMLIHTYYGFNASGGPVGVGVAVGNAVRSSLIAVVTVTLLISLAIYGGSGNFNLSG encoded by the coding sequence ATGGCACTAGCGGCGGCCGGGCGCTTTCCCCGAACTCGCAGACGGTTCGCGTCGGCGTCCCGCTCGATCGACCGGCTCGGTGAGCAGGCCCTGTTCTTCGCGCGCGCCATCGGCTCGGCGCCCCGCGCCCTGGTGCACTACCGCAGGGAGACGCTGCGGCTCATCGCCGAGATCAGCATGGGCACCGGTGCGCTCGCGGTGATCGGCGGAACGGTCGTGATCGTCGGCTTCCTGACCCTGTTCACGGGCGGCACCATCGCGGTGCAGGGGTACAGCTCGCTCGGCAACATCGGTGTCGAGGCGCTCACCGGCTTCTTCGCGGCTTTCATCAACGTGCGCATCGCGGCGCCGGTCATCGCGGGCATCGGGCTGGCGGCCACCATCGGCGCCGGCTCCACCGCCCAACTCGGCGCGATGCGCGTCTCGGAGGAGATCGACGCGCTGGAGACGATGGCGATCCCCTCGATCCCGTACCTGGTCAGCACCCGGGTGATGGCGGGGATGATCGCGATCATCCCGCTCTACGCCCTGGCGGTGATCGCGTCGTTCATGGCGAGCCGGTTCGCGACCGTGGTGCTGTACGACCAGTCGTCCGGCGTCTACGACCACTACTTCTCGACGTTCCTGATACCCACGGACATCCTGTGGTCGTTCGCCCAGGCCATCGTCATGGCGATCGCGATCATGCTCATCCACACCTACTACGGTTTCAACGCCTCGGGCGGTCCGGTCGGCGTCGGTGTGGCCGTCGGCAACGCGGTGCGGTCCTCGCTGATCGCCGTCGTCACCGTCACCCTGCTCATCTCGCTCGCCATCTACGGCGGGTCCGGCAACTTCAACCTTTCGGGATAG
- a CDS encoding MCE family protein codes for MTDSGGKKKLAALVLVVGLLAIIGVSLAMFNGTFSETTPVTVTSDRSGLVMEPDAKVKLLGVEVGRVGSIEHVTDGAELKLAMYPDMMSLIPSNATVEIKSTTVFGAKYVNFVMPENPSPTPLQAGDVIASDNVTVEFNTVFQHLSDVLAQVQPEKLNATLGAISSALHGRGEELGALLEQSDSYLAEMNPSLPQLQEDLAKAAQVTDVYADTAPDLLRVLDNATATSGTVVDEQDNLDAVLLNVTGLADTANTVLTENEQNLDSALGLLLPTTDLLAEYSPEISCFIVGLNNVIPLAEQLIGGNQPGIALSASFMYGQEPYTYPKDLPKVNATGGPNCHGLPNPDLSKHANFVVADTGTVPFVPSTEVQVHLPKVFQLLFAGVYPEQGGQ; via the coding sequence ATGACTGATTCGGGTGGGAAGAAGAAGCTCGCGGCACTCGTTCTGGTGGTGGGTCTTCTCGCGATCATCGGTGTGTCACTGGCCATGTTCAACGGCACGTTCAGCGAGACCACGCCCGTCACCGTCACGTCGGATCGCTCCGGCCTGGTGATGGAACCCGACGCCAAGGTCAAGCTCCTCGGTGTCGAGGTCGGCCGCGTCGGCTCCATCGAACACGTGACCGACGGCGCCGAGCTGAAACTGGCGATGTACCCCGACATGATGTCGCTGATTCCGTCGAACGCCACCGTGGAGATCAAGTCCACCACCGTGTTCGGTGCGAAGTACGTCAACTTCGTGATGCCGGAGAACCCGTCGCCGACCCCCCTCCAGGCGGGGGACGTCATCGCGTCCGACAACGTCACCGTCGAGTTCAACACGGTCTTCCAGCACCTGTCCGACGTGCTGGCCCAGGTGCAGCCGGAGAAACTCAACGCCACCCTCGGTGCCATCTCCTCGGCGCTGCACGGGCGGGGCGAGGAACTCGGCGCCCTGCTCGAGCAGAGCGACAGCTACCTGGCGGAGATGAACCCGAGTCTGCCTCAGCTGCAGGAAGACCTGGCGAAGGCGGCGCAGGTCACCGACGTGTACGCGGACACCGCGCCCGATCTGCTGCGGGTGCTCGACAACGCGACAGCCACCAGCGGCACCGTCGTCGACGAACAGGACAACCTGGATGCCGTGCTGCTCAACGTCACCGGGCTGGCCGACACGGCGAACACCGTCCTGACCGAGAACGAGCAGAACCTGGACTCCGCTCTCGGCCTCCTGCTCCCGACGACGGATCTGCTGGCCGAGTACTCGCCCGAGATCTCCTGCTTCATCGTCGGCCTGAACAACGTGATCCCCCTCGCCGAACAGCTCATCGGCGGCAATCAGCCAGGTATCGCGCTGAGCGCCAGCTTCATGTACGGGCAGGAGCCGTACACCTATCCGAAGGACCTGCCGAAAGTGAACGCGACAGGTGGGCCGAACTGCCACGGTCTTCCCAACCCCGATCTCAGCAAGCACGCGAACTTCGTCGTGGCCGACACCGGCACGGTGCCGTTCGTCCCGTCGACGGAAGTCCAGGTGCATCTGCCGAAGGTGTTCCAGCTGTTGTTCGCGGGTGTGTACCCCGAGCAGGGTGGGCAGTGA
- a CDS encoding MCE family protein, which yields MTVRATTVKLLIFATVMSVIFAGLALVFSQYRFSSSDGYHATFTDVSGLKPGDKVRIAGVPVGAVEKVSIDDDNLADVDFTVDTKYSLFDGTKATVRYENLVGDRYMELLEGAGSVQPLPDGGSIPVENTSPALDLDLLLGGFKPLLRALDPQQVNDLSQALVQVFQGQGGTLVSLLGSTSSFTNTLADRDQLIGEVITNLNQVLGTINDRGDQFRSTLDQLQQLVSGLSQDRDQIGDAIPRIAGATGDLAGLLEGARPPLQSTIAEANRTATQLQAGEDDLDWVFQNLPDAYRRLIRIGTYGSFFQMYVCTVKFKFSGPDGSDLLLNMPGGQTAGRCAP from the coding sequence GTGACTGTGCGAGCGACCACGGTCAAGCTGCTGATCTTCGCGACGGTGATGTCGGTGATCTTCGCCGGACTCGCCCTGGTGTTCAGCCAGTACCGTTTCAGCAGCTCCGACGGCTACCACGCCACGTTCACCGACGTCTCCGGGCTCAAGCCCGGCGACAAGGTCCGCATCGCCGGCGTTCCCGTCGGCGCCGTCGAGAAGGTGAGCATCGACGACGACAACCTCGCGGACGTCGACTTCACCGTCGACACCAAGTATTCGCTGTTCGACGGGACGAAGGCCACGGTGCGGTACGAGAACCTCGTCGGTGACCGGTACATGGAGCTCCTCGAGGGCGCCGGATCGGTGCAGCCGCTGCCGGACGGCGGCTCGATTCCCGTCGAGAACACTTCTCCCGCACTCGATCTCGACCTCCTGCTGGGCGGGTTCAAGCCCCTGCTGCGGGCGCTGGACCCGCAGCAGGTCAACGACCTGTCCCAGGCGCTGGTCCAGGTCTTCCAGGGGCAGGGCGGCACGCTCGTCTCGCTTCTCGGCAGCACGAGTTCGTTCACGAACACCCTCGCCGACCGGGACCAGTTGATCGGCGAGGTGATCACGAACCTCAACCAGGTGCTCGGCACCATCAACGACCGGGGCGACCAGTTCCGGTCGACGCTCGACCAGTTGCAGCAGCTGGTGAGCGGGCTCTCCCAGGACCGCGACCAGATCGGTGACGCCATTCCCCGCATCGCCGGGGCGACGGGCGATCTCGCGGGGCTGCTCGAAGGTGCGCGGCCGCCGCTGCAGAGCACGATCGCGGAGGCCAACCGGACCGCCACCCAACTCCAGGCGGGGGAGGACGACCTCGACTGGGTGTTCCAGAATCTGCCCGACGCATACCGCAGGCTCATCCGCATCGGCACGTACGGCAGCTTCTTCCAGATGTACGTCTGCACGGTCAAGTTCAAGTTCTCCGGCCCGGACGGGTCGGATCTGCTCCTCAACATGCCGGGCGGTCAGACGGCAGGGAGGTGTGCACCGTAG
- a CDS encoding MCE family protein: MKTERNPVQVGIIGVAIASMIVIATLQYDQLQFLSGGTQYSAYFEDAGGLMTGDTVTLAGVDVGKVAEVELDDQNVLVTFTIQDGIALGDATEANIKTNTVLGRKSLAVIPLGHDTMRVGSTIPLERTNSPYSLNDALGDLSTTVSELDTDEVNNALNAMSGALENTPPELRTALDGLTRLSESINSRDESLRQLLSRAENVTGILAERSGQINSLIVDGNQLFGELDRRRAAISQLIVNISEVSRQLTGLVQDNEEQMKPTLDKLNSVVDILQRNKDNISQALDGLAPYATQLGESVGSGPFFMAYVYNIGIGNLFQGLSDAVTWPEHLPNDLQAYLQTGPSIELREPPR, from the coding sequence ATGAAGACCGAACGTAATCCCGTACAGGTCGGAATCATCGGTGTCGCCATCGCGAGCATGATCGTGATCGCGACCCTGCAATACGATCAGCTGCAATTCCTTTCGGGCGGCACGCAGTACTCCGCCTACTTCGAGGACGCGGGTGGCCTGATGACCGGCGACACGGTGACCCTCGCCGGTGTCGACGTCGGCAAGGTCGCCGAGGTGGAACTCGACGATCAGAACGTGCTCGTCACGTTCACCATCCAGGACGGCATCGCCCTCGGCGACGCCACCGAGGCGAACATCAAGACCAACACCGTGCTCGGACGCAAGTCGCTGGCGGTCATCCCGCTCGGGCACGACACGATGCGGGTGGGATCGACTATTCCGTTGGAGCGCACCAACTCTCCGTACTCCCTCAACGACGCGCTCGGCGATCTGTCGACCACCGTCTCCGAACTCGACACCGACGAGGTCAACAACGCGTTGAACGCGATGTCCGGCGCTCTCGAGAACACGCCGCCCGAGCTGCGCACCGCACTGGACGGCCTGACCCGGTTGTCGGAGAGCATCAACTCGCGCGACGAGAGCCTGCGGCAGCTGCTCTCGCGGGCGGAGAACGTGACCGGAATCCTCGCCGAGCGCAGCGGGCAGATCAACTCGCTGATCGTCGACGGAAACCAGCTGTTCGGGGAGCTCGACCGTCGCCGCGCGGCGATCAGCCAGCTGATCGTGAACATCTCCGAGGTGTCCCGGCAGCTCACGGGGCTGGTCCAGGACAACGAGGAGCAGATGAAACCGACGCTCGACAAGCTGAACTCGGTGGTCGACATCCTGCAGCGGAACAAGGACAACATCTCGCAGGCTCTCGACGGCCTCGCGCCGTACGCGACTCAGCTCGGCGAGTCGGTGGGAAGCGGCCCGTTCTTCATGGCGTACGTCTACAACATCGGCATCGGCAACCTGTTCCAGGGGCTCAGTGACGCGGTGACGTGGCCGGAGCATCTACCCAACGACCTCCAGGCGTACCTGCAGACGGGGCCGTCCATCGAGTTGAGGGAACCGCCGCGATGA